The Artemia franciscana chromosome 21, ASM3288406v1, whole genome shotgun sequence genome includes the window ACCCgggtaaaattaaaatatacactTCAGGATgtccaaaaaatcaaaataaatgttgGTAAAGGATTGGATCTCCACCACCCGCGGGATCAAAGAAGGAAGTATTTAAGTTACGATCAGTTAATAGCATAGTAATAGCCCCCGCTAGAACTGGAAGTGATAGGAGGAGAAGAACGGCCGTAATCCCCACTGCCCAAACGAAAAGAGGCATACGATCAATAGATATTGATTGGGGCCGCATATTAATGATAGTAGTGATAAAATTCACAGCTCCTAGGATGGAAGAAACTCCGGCTAAATGAAGTGAAAAAATAGCTAAGTCTACTGAAGGTCCGGCATGGGCGATGGCGGAGGAAAGAGGGGGGTACACTGTCCACCCAGTCCCTGCACCTCTTTCAACCATAGATCTGGCTAAGAGAAGAGTTAGGGATGGTGGAAGCATTCAAAATCTTAAGTTATTTAATCGAGGAAAGGCTATATCCGGGGCCCCCAGTATAATAGGTACCAGTCAGTTACCAAATCCCCCAATCAAGATTGGTATaaccatgaaaaaaattataataaatgcaTGAGCTGTCACAATAACGTTATACACTTGTTCATCACCAATCAGGGAACCTGGTTGACCCAGGATATGACccaagacatgaataaaaatatacagaatTTTTACCTAATAAAccaattacatatagtttattgctcttattatCCGTCCTGccataatacaaaaatatttgagcaGGTGAAAATTTTTGGTGAGTCATGTAAATTATATGACCAACGTTTGGTAAACTAACCTAGAATTTGTGCTTTGTTTCTGAATATTAGTACATGAAATTGTGTAATTAatatgtaattattattatgtcattgtttaaaatatttaatttttttatcagcTAACAAATATGACACCTAGACGTTCAGTTGATGAGACACAGGAGAGACTTAATGGCACTGATgaagttttccaatttttcaaaaagttccGGATGAAGTGTGAAGAGTTAATTCACAGCAAAAGAATTAGAACAACGCAGATTCAAACTGAAGAAGATTGGGAAAAAATACCGACTGCCTTTTTCAAGGCAGTCGAGGAGTCCAAAATCCTGGGCCTCGACTGCGAATGGAAGCCCCAAAATCAACAAGTGCCAGTTGCATTAATGCAACTGGCATCACATTCTGGAGAATGTCTTTAAGTGCGACTCAGCCACCTAGAAAAATCCTCCCGAAAATTACTGAAATTTTGGAGGATGTAAATATAGTCAAACTCGGAGTTGGGATTCTAGGTGACGCACTCAGACTCAAACAACAAGCCGGAATATCTCTTCGTGGTTCTTTAGACCTAAGCCATCTTTATATTAGCATTCATGAAAGCGAAAAAGAACAAAGCGGATTGGGTCT containing:
- the LOC136040909 gene encoding uncharacterized protein LOC136040909; translated protein: MKKRANNEGIRLKNFSTGEVLQEHANNEGIRLKNFSTGEVLQDTLHSTSNVKLTNMTPRRSVDETQERLNGTDEVFQFFKKFRMKCEELIHSKRIRTTQIQTEEDWEKIPTAFFKAVEESKILGLDCEWKPQNQQVPVALMQLASHSGECL